One genomic segment of Anaerolineae bacterium includes these proteins:
- a CDS encoding LacI family transcriptional regulator has product MPTIRDVAERAGVSPITVSRVINHSGYVSQETRARVEAAIAELQYVPNSLARSLRFKRTHTLALVLTDITNPFWTTVARGVEDVASQSGFNVILCNTDESDAKQSEYLNVLLQKQVDGFLLVPARSAPEPITLIQSQRVPTVVLDRQVPGAQVDVVRGDSEGGAYQLVRLLLSLGHRRIAMLSGPVSISTAADRVAGYRRALQEAGLEAQAELVCYGEYTQESGYQMAQEALSLTPRPTALFAANNFIAIGALRALRETGVRVPEDMALVSFDDIPPAFAIEPFLTVAAQPAYEMGRRATELLLARLSGQAPPEPQEIVFPTEIIVRRSSGPPVKFD; this is encoded by the coding sequence ATGCCTACGATACGTGATGTCGCCGAACGGGCAGGGGTATCTCCCATCACCGTCTCGCGTGTGATCAATCACTCTGGGTACGTGAGCCAGGAGACCCGTGCGCGCGTTGAAGCTGCCATCGCTGAACTCCAGTACGTCCCGAACAGCCTGGCCCGCAGCTTGCGCTTTAAGCGTACTCACACGCTGGCGCTGGTGCTGACCGACATCACCAACCCCTTCTGGACCACGGTCGCCCGTGGCGTGGAAGACGTGGCCAGCCAATCCGGTTTCAATGTCATCCTGTGCAACACCGATGAGAGTGACGCTAAACAGTCGGAATATCTGAATGTGCTCCTGCAAAAGCAAGTGGACGGCTTTTTGCTGGTGCCAGCCCGCAGCGCCCCGGAGCCGATCACTCTGATCCAGAGCCAACGGGTGCCTACCGTGGTGCTCGATCGGCAAGTGCCCGGTGCCCAGGTGGACGTCGTGCGCGGTGATTCGGAAGGAGGAGCGTATCAACTGGTGCGACTGCTCCTGTCGTTGGGTCACCGCCGCATTGCAATGCTCTCTGGCCCGGTGAGCATCTCCACCGCAGCCGATCGGGTGGCCGGCTATCGCCGCGCGCTGCAAGAGGCCGGCCTAGAGGCCCAAGCCGAGCTCGTCTGCTATGGAGAGTACACTCAGGAGAGCGGCTATCAGATGGCGCAAGAGGCGCTGTCGCTGACGCCACGCCCCACGGCGCTTTTCGCCGCCAACAACTTTATCGCCATCGGCGCGCTGCGAGCGTTACGTGAGACGGGTGTGCGTGTGCCGGAGGACATGGCCCTGGTGTCCTTCGACGACATACCGCCCGCCTTCGCCATCGAGCCGTTTCTCACCGTGGCGGCTCAGCCAGCTTACGAGATGGGCCGCCGCGCCACTGAGCTATTGTTGGCCCGGCTATCCGGCCAGGCCCCACCGGAGCCTCAGGAGATCGTCTTCCCGACCGAGATCATCGTGCGCCGATCGAGTGGACCTCCGGTGAAATTTGACTAA
- a CDS encoding alpha-L-fucosidase: MPYKPTWESVRAHPVPDWFHNAKLGIFIHWGLYSVPAWAPLAGELSEVLAGGDWERWFTNNPYAEWYMNSIRIPGSPSHQHHVTTYGPEFEYADFAPMFQQAVEKWDPNAWADLFRRVGARYVVLTTKHHDGFLLWPSRQPNPFREGYFSRRDLVGELTAAVRASGMRMGLYYSGGLDWTFNPTVIRRLADIPIAVPQSAEYVAYANGHWRELIERYEPSILWNDIAYPAAADLPALFADYYNRIPDGLVNDRFTQRFELGPEGFALPDHYDFRTPEYTSFREITPFKWEATRGIGASFGYNQNEGPAQYLSVEALVHLLVDIVSKNGNLLLNVGPMADGTIPDLQKERLLGLGQWLDVNGEAIFDTRPWVKAEATTPDGVPVRFTQKGDVLYAILLGTPQDRQVVIPGLQAQANTGITLLGNDSPLAWRQEDEGLAITLSAGWPTSPAHALKITPLPHR, from the coding sequence ATGCCCTACAAGCCCACTTGGGAATCCGTCCGCGCTCATCCCGTGCCCGATTGGTTTCACAACGCCAAGCTGGGCATCTTCATCCATTGGGGATTGTATTCCGTTCCCGCCTGGGCGCCGCTCGCAGGCGAGCTGAGCGAAGTCCTCGCCGGCGGCGATTGGGAGCGATGGTTCACCAATAATCCCTATGCGGAATGGTACATGAACTCTATCCGCATCCCTGGCAGCCCCTCGCACCAGCATCACGTGACGACCTACGGCCCCGAATTCGAGTACGCCGACTTTGCCCCAATGTTCCAACAGGCCGTTGAGAAGTGGGACCCCAACGCCTGGGCCGATCTGTTCCGGAGGGTGGGGGCTCGGTATGTCGTCTTGACCACCAAACACCACGATGGCTTCTTGCTCTGGCCTAGCCGGCAGCCCAATCCGTTCCGAGAGGGCTATTTCTCTCGGCGCGATCTTGTAGGCGAGCTCACTGCGGCGGTAAGAGCGAGCGGCATGAGGATGGGGCTATACTACTCCGGTGGGCTGGATTGGACCTTCAATCCCACTGTCATCCGGCGCCTCGCCGACATCCCTATCGCAGTGCCGCAGAGCGCGGAGTACGTCGCCTATGCCAACGGTCACTGGCGAGAGTTGATCGAACGCTATGAGCCTTCTATTCTTTGGAACGACATCGCCTACCCGGCGGCAGCAGATCTTCCCGCACTTTTCGCTGACTACTATAATCGCATTCCCGACGGCCTGGTCAATGACCGCTTCACCCAGCGGTTCGAGCTGGGCCCGGAGGGGTTCGCCCTGCCGGATCACTATGACTTCCGGACGCCGGAATACACCTCATTTCGGGAGATCACGCCGTTCAAGTGGGAGGCCACGCGTGGCATCGGCGCCTCGTTTGGCTACAACCAAAACGAAGGGCCAGCGCAATACCTCTCGGTAGAAGCTCTAGTGCACTTGCTGGTGGATATCGTCAGCAAGAATGGCAACTTGTTGCTCAACGTAGGCCCTATGGCCGACGGTACGATCCCCGACTTGCAGAAAGAGCGGCTGCTGGGGTTAGGCCAGTGGCTGGACGTAAATGGCGAGGCCATCTTTGACACGCGGCCGTGGGTGAAAGCGGAGGCTACGACTCCCGACGGCGTGCCCGTCCGCTTCACCCAAAAGGGAGACGTGCTCTATGCGATTCTACTGGGCACGCCGCAAGATCGGCAGGTGGTAATCCCCGGCTTGCAGGCACAAGCGAACACTGGAATTACGCTCCTAGGGAACGACAGCCCTTTGGCTTGGCGGCAGGAGGATGAAGGCCTAGCCATCACCTTGTCGGCTGGCTGGCCGACGTCGCCGGCGCACGCGCTTAAAATCACGCCATTGCCACATCGGTAA
- a CDS encoding thiamine pyrophosphate-dependent dehydrogenase E1 component subunit alpha: protein MGLSTEQLREAHRRMLLIRGFEERCIELYQRGLIRGSLHPCIGQEATGVGAALALRDDDYLLTNYRGHGHALAKGISPRAAMAEMLGRRTGCCKGKGGSMHWTDIAHGILPANAIVAGGIPIAVGCALASKLDGLDRVTVTFFGDGAVNQGAFHEAMNLAAIWKVPVVFICENNLYSEMTPIAKTTPNRDLAERAVAYCIPAEIVDGNDVEAMYDVVTRAVARARRGEGATFIEAKTYRTVGHMIGDPEPYRTREEVAEWRKKDPIARARARLLERGVSEVELAADEQEVTQILDDAVEFAQASPWPEEHEVFVDTFSTPMPICDKLGRGANRPG from the coding sequence ATGGGCCTATCCACCGAACAACTACGAGAAGCGCATCGTCGTATGTTGCTAATCCGTGGTTTTGAGGAACGTTGCATCGAGCTATACCAGCGTGGCCTAATCCGCGGCTCGCTTCACCCGTGCATTGGACAAGAGGCAACCGGGGTGGGCGCTGCTCTGGCCCTGCGGGACGACGATTACCTGCTGACGAACTACCGAGGTCACGGCCACGCTCTGGCCAAGGGGATCAGCCCACGCGCGGCGATGGCCGAGATGTTAGGCCGGCGCACCGGTTGTTGTAAGGGCAAAGGTGGCTCTATGCATTGGACTGATATCGCCCATGGCATCCTGCCCGCTAATGCGATCGTCGCCGGCGGCATCCCCATCGCAGTTGGCTGTGCCCTGGCCTCAAAGCTAGATGGGCTTGATCGCGTGACGGTCACCTTCTTCGGCGATGGTGCTGTCAACCAGGGCGCCTTTCACGAAGCGATGAACCTGGCTGCCATCTGGAAAGTGCCGGTGGTTTTCATTTGTGAGAATAACCTGTATTCAGAGATGACACCCATTGCCAAGACGACGCCTAATCGAGATCTGGCTGAGCGAGCCGTCGCTTACTGCATCCCAGCCGAGATCGTGGATGGCAACGATGTGGAGGCGATGTACGATGTGGTCACTCGTGCGGTAGCACGGGCGCGCCGCGGCGAGGGGGCCACCTTTATCGAAGCAAAAACCTATCGCACTGTAGGGCACATGATCGGCGATCCAGAGCCATATCGCACTCGTGAGGAGGTCGCCGAATGGCGCAAGAAGGACCCGATCGCTCGAGCGCGAGCGCGTTTGCTGGAGCGTGGTGTGTCCGAGGTCGAGCTAGCAGCGGATGAGCAGGAGGTGACACAAATCCTCGATGACGCCGTAGAGTTCGCGCAGGCCAGTCCTTGGCCAGAAGAGCACGAGGTGTTCGTCGACACCTTCTCCACGCCGATGCCGATTTGCGATAAACTGGGGAGAGGAGCCAACAGGCCAGGATGA
- a CDS encoding sugar phosphate isomerase/epimerase, with amino-acid sequence MRLGVAGEIIPRRLNAVSDQVAAKIAALGFSGVGTHFEGDPGGIPRAELQRVRAIFADHGVRIVQSWGWQQPLVHPDESVRRTAVCTLQHAIRVAADLGADMVMTGPGSLNPRGPWWPHPGNHTPATEDRLVQSLKEVMSACEVYGVPIALECHVTSPLDSAERVRRVIERVGSPWVKVNLDPVNFVRDLPTLFNTTGLLTELFDTLGPYILAAHIKDVYVEDRHVIHINETVPGEGVLDFDTFFRRFEALLPNGYAIVEHLPESLVPQAMAFVTSKLAALGIPIVR; translated from the coding sequence ATGCGCTTGGGCGTCGCCGGAGAGATCATTCCCCGCCGGTTGAATGCGGTAAGTGACCAAGTGGCCGCCAAGATCGCCGCGCTGGGCTTCAGCGGGGTAGGCACACACTTTGAAGGTGATCCGGGAGGCATCCCTCGAGCAGAATTGCAAAGGGTTCGGGCTATCTTCGCCGATCACGGCGTTCGGATCGTCCAGTCGTGGGGATGGCAACAGCCTCTAGTTCATCCAGACGAATCGGTGCGGCGCACCGCGGTGTGTACGCTTCAACATGCCATTCGGGTGGCTGCTGACCTAGGGGCGGATATGGTGATGACCGGTCCTGGCAGCCTAAACCCGCGCGGGCCGTGGTGGCCCCATCCCGGGAATCACACGCCGGCTACCGAGGATAGGCTGGTGCAAAGCCTGAAGGAAGTGATGTCTGCTTGCGAAGTATACGGCGTGCCCATCGCGCTGGAGTGTCATGTCACCAGCCCGCTGGACAGCGCCGAGCGCGTCCGACGTGTGATCGAGCGGGTGGGATCGCCCTGGGTCAAGGTGAACTTAGATCCAGTCAACTTTGTACGTGACCTCCCCACTCTGTTCAATACCACCGGCTTGCTTACCGAGCTGTTCGACACGTTAGGACCGTATATCCTTGCAGCTCATATTAAAGACGTCTATGTGGAAGATCGCCACGTCATCCACATTAATGAGACCGTGCCCGGCGAAGGTGTGTTGGACTTTGACACCTTCTTCCGACGGTTCGAGGCCCTCCTGCCCAATGGCTATGCCATCGTCGAGCATTTGCCGGAAAGCCTGGTGCCCCAAGCGATGGCCTTCGTCACGAGCAAACTTGCAGCGCTTGGCATCCCCATCGTGCGCTAA
- a CDS encoding SDR family oxidoreductase, producing MREPTSLQGKVIVITGGAQGIGAATAQLCATRGASVVIADVNAQDGEQVVASIRANGGEAWFHRTDVRSDEEVRALIEWVRERYGRLDVLIAAAGVLKGAYLQPEELSLEDFETVLDVNVKGIFLCAKYATPLLEASGHGVLIILASGAGVTGPSSSLAYGASKGGANGLGMTLAHHLAPRGIRVNIVCPGEIATRMKLSVIATEAQRAGRSPEEVIAEAQTQGRLGTPEGVARVIAFLASDEADYVRGTLFTR from the coding sequence ATGAGAGAGCCCACGAGCTTACAAGGAAAAGTCATAGTCATCACCGGCGGAGCCCAAGGCATCGGCGCAGCGACCGCTCAACTCTGCGCTACACGCGGGGCATCCGTGGTCATCGCTGACGTCAACGCCCAGGATGGCGAGCAGGTGGTGGCTTCCATCCGTGCGAATGGCGGCGAGGCCTGGTTCCATCGCACTGATGTGCGCAGTGACGAGGAAGTGCGGGCACTGATCGAATGGGTGCGCGAGCGGTACGGTCGGTTGGACGTTCTCATCGCTGCGGCCGGCGTGCTCAAAGGGGCTTATCTCCAGCCAGAGGAGCTATCGCTAGAGGACTTCGAGACGGTTCTAGACGTGAACGTCAAGGGGATTTTCCTTTGCGCCAAGTATGCGACGCCGTTGCTGGAGGCAAGCGGACATGGCGTGCTTATTATCCTAGCGTCAGGTGCGGGGGTGACCGGCCCCAGCTCGTCCCTGGCTTATGGGGCCAGCAAGGGGGGTGCCAATGGCCTGGGCATGACCTTGGCTCATCACCTGGCACCACGTGGCATCCGCGTCAACATCGTCTGTCCCGGCGAGATCGCTACGCGGATGAAGCTGAGCGTGATCGCCACCGAAGCTCAGCGGGCAGGCCGTTCGCCAGAAGAGGTCATCGCTGAGGCCCAGACGCAAGGACGACTAGGAACACCCGAAGGTGTTGCCCGCGTTATCGCCTTCCTGGCCTCGGACGAGGCCGATTACGTGCGCGGCACGTTGTTCACCCGGTAA
- a CDS encoding alpha-ketoacid dehydrogenase subunit beta translates to MRELTYSQALREALTEEMERDPNVILLGEDIGVYGGVFKVTEGLLARFGPERVRETPISEAGFIGAATGLAMCGKRPVAELMFMDFAWVAADQIWNQAAKMRQMSGGQVSVPLVIRTQQGGGRGNAAQHSQSLEAHFTHIPGIKVALPATPYDAKGLLKSAIRDPDPVLVIEHKLLYNTKGPVPEEEYLIPLGVADVKRPGRDATVIAVSRTVLHALEAAEMLASEGVDVEVIDLRTTVPLDMETVIRSVQKTGHVVVAHEAHRTCGIGAEIAARIMEEAFDYLDAPVQRVAALDVPIPYSQPLESAVLPGPADIAQGVRRVLGWT, encoded by the coding sequence ATGCGCGAATTAACTTACAGCCAAGCGCTCCGCGAAGCGCTGACCGAAGAGATGGAACGTGATCCCAATGTAATCCTGTTGGGCGAGGACATCGGCGTATACGGGGGCGTCTTCAAGGTGACCGAAGGATTGCTGGCCCGTTTTGGCCCGGAACGGGTACGCGAGACCCCTATCTCTGAGGCTGGCTTTATCGGCGCAGCGACAGGGCTGGCGATGTGCGGTAAGCGGCCGGTGGCCGAGCTGATGTTCATGGATTTCGCCTGGGTTGCCGCCGATCAGATCTGGAATCAAGCCGCTAAGATGCGCCAGATGTCAGGCGGGCAGGTGAGTGTGCCATTGGTCATCCGCACCCAGCAGGGCGGCGGACGCGGCAACGCTGCACAGCACTCTCAGAGCTTGGAGGCCCATTTCACTCACATCCCCGGCATCAAGGTCGCGCTGCCGGCCACGCCCTATGACGCCAAGGGGCTTCTTAAGAGCGCTATCCGGGATCCCGATCCGGTCCTCGTGATTGAACACAAGCTATTGTACAACACCAAGGGGCCAGTGCCTGAAGAGGAATATCTCATCCCGCTGGGCGTGGCAGATGTGAAACGGCCAGGACGCGATGCAACAGTGATTGCCGTGTCAAGGACGGTTTTGCATGCATTAGAAGCGGCTGAAATGCTGGCCAGCGAAGGCGTTGACGTCGAGGTAATTGATCTACGCACCACGGTTCCGCTTGATATGGAGACAGTGATCCGTTCCGTGCAGAAGACAGGTCACGTAGTCGTTGCGCATGAGGCGCATCGGACCTGTGGCATCGGGGCAGAGATCGCAGCGCGCATCATGGAAGAAGCCTTCGATTACCTGGATGCACCAGTACAGCGGGTGGCGGCCCTTGACGTGCCCATTCCCTATAGCCAACCGCTCGAATCGGCGGTCTTACCAGGCCCGGCGGATATCGCACAGGGAGTGCGGCGCGTCCTTGGCTGGACGTGA
- a CDS encoding SDR family oxidoreductase, translating into MRLLDKAALITGGARGLGLAMAERFVAEGACVIIVDRDRVHGEQAATDLSIRGFSAHFIQADLAYPDEIERAVDAALSIRGHLDILVNNAAVILPKSIEEISASEWDWLMSINLRAPFLMVKAALPALKASHGVILNIGSIAGLQASPNNVAYGVSKAGVIMMTKNLARDLHSFGIRVNCLCPGAVDTPLLRAFAAAFDGGDAMLERTRSNDFLTTPQQIADVALYLVSDEASAITGSIIIADAGMILF; encoded by the coding sequence ATGAGATTGCTGGATAAGGCGGCGTTGATCACGGGCGGGGCACGTGGTCTCGGCCTGGCGATGGCTGAGCGATTCGTCGCCGAAGGCGCCTGCGTCATCATCGTGGATCGAGATCGTGTTCATGGGGAGCAGGCGGCGACAGATCTGAGCATACGGGGTTTCTCGGCGCATTTCATTCAGGCCGATCTGGCCTATCCAGACGAGATTGAGCGTGCCGTAGATGCCGCCCTTTCCATCCGGGGACATCTAGATATTCTGGTGAATAACGCGGCTGTGATCCTGCCTAAGAGTATTGAGGAGATCTCGGCCTCTGAGTGGGATTGGCTGATGTCTATCAATTTGCGAGCGCCGTTCCTGATGGTGAAAGCGGCCTTGCCTGCTCTCAAGGCGAGCCACGGCGTCATTCTCAATATCGGGTCCATCGCCGGGTTACAGGCGAGTCCCAATAATGTGGCCTACGGTGTCTCAAAAGCGGGAGTGATCATGATGACCAAAAACCTGGCACGAGATCTGCACTCGTTTGGGATTCGAGTGAATTGCCTGTGCCCGGGCGCGGTGGACACCCCTTTGCTGCGCGCTTTTGCGGCTGCGTTTGATGGGGGCGATGCAATGCTGGAACGCACACGAAGCAACGATTTTCTTACCACACCGCAGCAGATCGCCGATGTCGCTCTGTATTTGGTAAGCGATGAGGCCTCAGCTATCACTGGGAGCATCATAATAGCCGACGCCGGCATGATCCTGTTCTGA
- a CDS encoding amidohydrolase family protein, translating into MAELIVDTHLHFWDVDRFTYFWLTPEAGILYRNYLPSHVKPEMNRAGVHWGVFVQASHLLEETYWALELADQHPWIAGVVGWVDLADPWVGDTLDALMRFSRFKGVRHLIHEELDDRWLLRSAVQEGLKALAERGLTYDIVALPRHLPYLPEVIARHPTLNFVLDHMAKPPIASRDLDTWQQYLAAVAAFPNVYCKVSGLITEAKPNARITDELKPVIQVGIELFGFNRLMFGSDWPVCLLASSYTEVVSTTREALGDIGEEDQARFWGENAIQCYGLTNARKEASME; encoded by the coding sequence ATGGCCGAGTTGATCGTGGACACGCATCTGCACTTCTGGGACGTGGATCGGTTCACGTATTTCTGGCTCACGCCCGAAGCCGGTATTCTCTATCGGAACTATCTGCCATCACATGTGAAGCCGGAGATGAACCGCGCCGGTGTCCATTGGGGCGTCTTTGTGCAGGCGAGCCACCTGCTAGAGGAGACATACTGGGCGTTGGAGCTGGCTGACCAGCATCCTTGGATCGCAGGCGTCGTTGGCTGGGTTGATCTGGCTGATCCCTGGGTCGGTGATACCCTGGATGCCTTAATGCGGTTTTCCCGTTTCAAGGGGGTACGCCATCTCATCCATGAAGAGTTGGATGATCGTTGGTTGCTGCGTTCCGCAGTGCAAGAGGGGTTGAAAGCGCTGGCCGAGCGTGGTCTGACCTACGATATCGTTGCTTTGCCTCGTCACCTGCCTTACCTGCCTGAAGTCATCGCTCGTCATCCGACATTGAACTTCGTCCTTGACCATATGGCCAAACCTCCGATCGCCTCTCGCGACCTGGATACATGGCAGCAGTATCTCGCCGCTGTTGCTGCCTTTCCTAACGTTTACTGCAAAGTCTCTGGGCTGATCACAGAGGCAAAACCTAACGCGCGGATCACCGACGAGCTGAAACCTGTGATTCAGGTCGGGATCGAATTGTTTGGCTTCAATCGCCTAATGTTCGGCAGCGATTGGCCTGTTTGCTTGCTGGCCAGCTCTTATACAGAAGTGGTAAGCACGACGAGGGAGGCCCTGGGCGACATCGGCGAGGAAGACCAGGCCCGGTTCTGGGGTGAGAATGCCATCCAATGCTACGGGCTGACCAATGCCCGAAAGGAGGCGTCTATGGAATGA